One genomic region from Rattus norvegicus strain BN/NHsdMcwi chromosome 10, GRCr8, whole genome shotgun sequence encodes:
- the Rogdi gene encoding protein rogdi homolog, with product MATAMAASAAERAVLEEEFRWLLHAEVHAVLRQLQDILKEASLRFTLPGPSTEGPAKQENFILGSCGTDQVKGVLTLQGDALSQADVNLKMPRNNQLLHFAFREDKQWKLQQIQDARNHVSQAIYLLANRDESYQFKTGAEVLKLMDAVMLQLTRARNRLTTPATLTLPEIAASGLTRMFAPTLPSDLLVNVYINLNKLCLTVYQLHTLQPTSTKNFRPAGGAVLHSPGAMFEWGSQRLEVSHVHKVECVIPWLNDALVYFTVSLQLCQQLKDKISVFSSYWSSRPF from the exons ATGGCGACCGCGATGGCTGCGAGCGCCGCGGAGCGGGCAGTACTG GAGGAGGAGTTTCGCTGGTTGCTGCACGCTGAGGTGCACGCCGTGCTGAGACAGCTACAGGACATCCTTAAG GAGGCCTCTCTTCGCTTCACTCTCCCCGGCCCCAGCACCGAGGGTCCTGCCAAGCAGGAGAACTTCATCCTGGGCAGCTGTGG CACAGACCAGGTGAAAGGGGTGCTGACTCTGCAAGGGGATGCCCTCAGCCAAGCG GATGTGAACTTGAAGATGCCTCGGAACAACCAGTTGTTGCACTTCGCCTTCCGGGAGGACAAGCAGTGGAAGCTACAGCAG ATTCAGGATGCCAGGAACCACGTGAGCCAAGCTATTTATCTCCTGGCAAACCGGGATGAGAGCTACCAGTTCAAGACAGGAGCGGAAGTCCTCAAG CTCATGGATGCCGTTATGCTGCAACTGACGAGAGCCAGAAACCGGCTCACTACCCCAGCCACCCTCACCCTGCCAGAGATTGCCGCCAGCGGCCTCACG cgGATGTTTGCCCCCACCCTACCCTCTGACCTGCTGGTCAATGTCTACATCAACCTCAACAAGCTGTGCCTCACTGTGTACCAGCTGCACACTCTGCAGCCCACCTCCACCAAG AACTTCCGCCCCGCCGGAGGTGCAGTGCTCCACAGCCCAGGGGCAATGTT TGAATGGGGCTCCCAGCGCCTCGAAGTGAGCCACGTACACAAGGTAGAATGTGTGATCCCCTGGCTCAACGATGCCCTAGTGTACTTCACCGTCTCACTGCAGCTCTGCCAGCAGCTCAAGGATAAG ATCTCTGTGTTTTCCAGCTACTGGAGCTCCAGGCCCTTCTGA
- the Smim22 gene encoding small integral membrane protein 22 isoform X1: protein MGLSADEVKQEFQATAEEVLGRLRSQQLFQSEWDIAAFVVFLTFVGTVVLLLFLVVVHCCCCCCCTSPRPRKVSPGKEKPKGVDNLALEP from the exons ATGGGACTTTCTGCTGATGAAGTGAAgcaggagttccaggccaccgCGGAGGAAGTACTGGGAAGGCTGAGGAGCCAGCAGCTGTTCCAGTCTGAATGGGACATCGCTGCCTTCGTGGTCTTTCTCACATTCGTGG GCActgtggtgttgttgttgttcctggtTGTTGTtcactgctgctgttgctgctgctgcaccTCCCCCAGGCCCCGGAAGGTGAGCCCCGGGAAG GAAAAGCCCAAGGGTGTGGATAACTTGGCCCTGGAACCTTAA
- the Smim22 gene encoding small integral membrane protein 22 isoform X2 codes for MGLSADEVKQEFQATAEEVLGRLRSQQLFQSEWDIAAFVVFLTFVGTVVLLLFLVVVHCCCCCCCTSPRPRKEKPKGVDNLALEP; via the exons ATGGGACTTTCTGCTGATGAAGTGAAgcaggagttccaggccaccgCGGAGGAAGTACTGGGAAGGCTGAGGAGCCAGCAGCTGTTCCAGTCTGAATGGGACATCGCTGCCTTCGTGGTCTTTCTCACATTCGTGG GCActgtggtgttgttgttgttcctggtTGTTGTtcactgctgctgttgctgctgctgcaccTCCCCCAGGCCCCGGAAG GAAAAGCCCAAGGGTGTGGATAACTTGGCCCTGGAACCTTAA